One Lucilia cuprina isolate Lc7/37 chromosome 4, ASM2204524v1, whole genome shotgun sequence DNA segment encodes these proteins:
- the LOC111676010 gene encoding uncharacterized protein LOC111676010, with protein MSTNIDNIPNWIKSNLFENALHDTLGDFKKILNFKAFPALAPGENYTTVMIKIEIDVLLDNGEIHKESFMLKVAHDSEFFKKEMTKWDMFSTEMGMYQEVVPEFEKMYANIGLKVKFGAKAFKMSTQEDYILLEDLTKKGFKNAPRQESLNMEHCEAVLIKMAQWHAASAVRIANKGPYEYKYSKGMFIDSGKDVFKTMLESSLKHLFNAIKKSPNLVIYQQQLEGLKDNLTELLYMECARYEQEFNVLNHGDCWSNNIMFQYNKEGKLQETFFVDLQIPSYGTPAQDLLYFIITSAQLNIKINKFDYMLKYYYDHLIDHLKLLKYGKSLPKLKDIYMSTIRHGKWGLFSALVTMPAVLCDPSDKASVDNLVGDGQEADKFKEFMYSNERVAKHLEVVLPWLSCRGVLES; from the exons ATGTCTACAAATATAGATAATATACCGAATTGGATTAAATCAAATCTCTTTGAAAATGCTTTGCACGACACTTTGggagattttaaaaaaatactcaacTTTAAGGCTTTCCCTGCTTTAGCGCCGGGAGAAAATTATACCACAGTTATGATCAAAATAGAAATAGATGTTTTACTCGATAATGGTGAGATccataaagaaagttttatgctAAAAGTGGCTCACGatagtgaattttttaaaaaagaaatgaccAAATGGGATATGTTTAGCACCGAAATGGGTATGTATCAAGAAGTTGTACCAGAATTTGAGAAAATGTATGCCAATATAGGTTTGAAAGTTAAATTTGGCGCCAAAGCTTTTAAAATGTCCACTCAAGAGGATTATATATTACTTGAAGATCTgacaaaaaaaggttttaaaaatgCTCCCAGACAGGAAAGTTTAAATATGGAGCATTGTGAAGCAGTTTTAATAAAGATGGCTCAGTGGCATGCAGCATCAGCAGTAAGAATTGCAAATAAAGGACcctatgaatataaatattcgAAAGGTATGTTTATAGATAGTGGCAAAGATGTGTTTAAAACAATGCTCGaaagttctttaaaacatttatttaatgcCATAAAAAAGTCGCCAAATCTTGTAATATACCAACAGCAATTAGAAGGTTTAAAAGACAATTTAACTGAATTACTTTACATGGAATGTGCCAGATATGAACaagaatttaatgttttaaatcatGGTGATTGTTGGtctaataatataatgtttcaATATAACAAAGAAGGAAAACTGCAAGAAACTTTCTTCGTAGACTTACAAATACCCAGTTATGGTACTCCAGCACAAGATCTGCTATACTTCATAATAACATCAGCTcagttgaatataaaaattaataaatttgattatatGCTAAAATACTATTATGATCATTTAATTGatcatttaaaacttttgaaatatgGTAAATCTTTACCAAAACTAAAAGATATATACATGAGTACTATAAGACATGGTAAATGGG GTTTATTTTCTGCTCTTGTAACAATGCCAGCCGTTTTGTGTGATCCTTCCGATAAAGCTTCAGTTGATAATTTAGTTGGTGATGGCCAGGAAGCggataaatttaaagaatttatgtaTTCCAATGAACGTGTTGCTAAACATTTGGAAGTTGTTTTACCCTGGTTAAGCTGCAGAGGTGTTTTAGAATCTtag